Proteins from a genomic interval of Streptococcus oralis:
- a CDS encoding collagen-like triple helix repeat-containing protein has translation MLEVTSDYIKAIENHLRVFEANFDLNGKRYTKTKIASATYDSSIGNSNDFTIGGGYINSLEIEIKEIIEGLQEMMPATMSVAIAGKTVPLGKFFVTEVKLDRNDKKTKIKLQDEFVRLSGAYDSQLTYPAYTRDILLEIVRLTGITTDTNIQLVNDQVAKKLEKTSYREALVYLAQLSGSFVRFNRNGKLDFIKLKTTSRHITKDMYKPGGLERDEIPYRLKGIECKSADKVVYKSGLSTGNIMKLKNPWVTQEILDRIFNEYRDFNFYPYTLSWRGDMAMESGDWVTVHWDENIYFDIPMLSYKLSFDGGLSAHSSGNAAGVAQGTYKYKGSMQRQIEYLDELITKQGSMYLDTSSPTKPKNGDIWFKPNGGYVEMWERVEGSWVKKADSANVGEIVDTITTDELLAKKVSAAIGNYITLNAKKITAGDLDLARLRIMNGLQEIVSVRDGKVVMNIDKLTINSKDVATKEDLKKIELTPGPQGERGQQGVPGVQGLQGPKGDQGIPGKTGADGRTPYLHRAWANSADGRDGFSTTDSTNKRYLGTYTDFTEADSQDPTRYKWTALFDNVSIGAKNYIRNASFLSGERKWTKASVNGLAYNFTHSVSNKGRSGLHMFSENDTTIPRWKGIYQKVSLPQPADTPVTVSALFAKDGAPQEAHIGIHFIKDGVIARQSWLDIPVSQISDKYQRFSLSAKHDIPFDEIRVMLYVGYDKIVNLYVTDVQLEIGNVMTDFRLSDEDVQETINSKADQSLTQDQLNALAEKAQLHDIELKAKATMDQFSDLEKAYNAFVKSNAESQKKSESDLIEAGRRIEFLSIEFGGLKEMKKFIDTYMSASNEGLIIGKNDASSSIKVSHDRISMFSAGKEVMYISQGVINIDNGIFTSSIQIGRFRTEQYYLDKDVNVVRYVGG, from the coding sequence ATGTTAGAAGTAACATCAGATTATATCAAAGCAATAGAGAACCATCTGCGCGTGTTTGAGGCTAACTTTGACTTAAATGGTAAGAGATACACAAAAACCAAAATTGCATCAGCTACTTACGACAGTTCCATCGGTAATAGTAATGATTTTACAATTGGTGGTGGGTACATCAATAGTCTAGAAATTGAAATTAAAGAGATTATTGAAGGTCTGCAAGAAATGATGCCGGCAACAATGTCGGTAGCAATTGCGGGTAAAACCGTCCCACTTGGCAAGTTTTTTGTTACCGAGGTCAAGCTAGATCGTAATGATAAAAAGACCAAAATTAAGCTACAGGACGAGTTTGTTAGATTGTCTGGTGCTTATGATAGTCAGCTTACTTATCCAGCTTATACAAGGGATATTTTATTAGAAATCGTGAGATTGACAGGTATCACGACAGATACTAATATCCAATTAGTAAATGATCAAGTTGCGAAGAAACTAGAAAAAACAAGTTATCGTGAGGCGTTAGTTTATTTAGCGCAATTATCAGGAAGCTTCGTCAGATTTAATCGTAATGGGAAGCTTGATTTTATCAAGCTAAAGACAACATCAAGACATATCACAAAAGATATGTATAAGCCAGGTGGATTAGAACGTGACGAGATACCTTACAGGTTGAAAGGTATTGAGTGTAAGTCTGCTGATAAGGTTGTGTATAAATCAGGATTGTCCACAGGTAATATCATGAAGTTAAAAAATCCATGGGTTACACAAGAAATTCTGGATCGTATCTTCAATGAATACCGTGATTTTAACTTTTATCCATATACATTGTCCTGGCGTGGTGATATGGCCATGGAATCCGGTGACTGGGTTACAGTACACTGGGATGAAAATATCTATTTTGATATTCCAATGCTGTCCTACAAACTTTCGTTTGATGGTGGTTTATCTGCCCATAGTAGTGGAAATGCTGCTGGAGTTGCACAAGGTACTTATAAATATAAGGGGTCCATGCAACGTCAAATAGAGTATTTGGACGAACTTATCACTAAACAAGGTAGTATGTACCTTGATACATCAAGCCCTACCAAACCAAAAAATGGAGATATATGGTTTAAACCTAATGGTGGCTATGTTGAAATGTGGGAACGTGTAGAAGGTTCATGGGTTAAAAAGGCAGACAGCGCTAATGTCGGAGAAATTGTCGATACGATAACCACGGATGAATTGCTAGCAAAAAAAGTCTCCGCAGCAATTGGTAATTACATTACGTTAAATGCCAAAAAAATAACTGCTGGAGATCTGGATTTAGCACGTTTGCGAATCATGAATGGTTTGCAAGAGATTGTTTCCGTACGTGACGGCAAAGTTGTGATGAACATTGATAAGCTCACAATAAACTCTAAAGACGTAGCAACGAAAGAAGATCTAAAAAAAATTGAATTGACTCCTGGACCTCAAGGGGAACGTGGGCAACAGGGGGTACCTGGTGTCCAAGGTTTGCAAGGCCCGAAAGGCGACCAAGGTATCCCAGGAAAAACTGGAGCTGACGGACGCACTCCATACTTGCATAGAGCTTGGGCTAATTCTGCTGACGGTCGTGATGGTTTTAGTACAACAGATAGCACAAATAAGCGCTATTTAGGTACTTACACTGATTTCACTGAGGCAGACAGTCAAGACCCTACAAGGTACAAGTGGACAGCTCTCTTTGATAATGTGAGTATCGGAGCTAAAAATTATATCAGAAACGCCTCATTTCTATCTGGAGAAAGAAAGTGGACTAAGGCATCTGTCAATGGATTGGCTTATAACTTTACTCACTCTGTATCTAATAAAGGCAGGTCAGGCTTGCATATGTTTAGCGAGAATGACACGACCATCCCTCGCTGGAAAGGGATATATCAAAAGGTTTCATTGCCTCAACCGGCAGACACTCCAGTCACTGTTTCGGCTTTGTTTGCGAAAGATGGAGCGCCTCAAGAGGCTCATATTGGAATCCATTTTATAAAAGATGGAGTTATTGCCAGACAATCGTGGCTTGATATACCTGTTTCCCAAATCAGCGACAAATACCAACGTTTTTCTCTTTCAGCAAAGCACGATATACCTTTTGATGAAATCAGAGTCATGCTCTATGTTGGATATGACAAAATTGTCAATCTGTATGTTACAGATGTTCAGCTTGAAATTGGCAATGTAATGACTGATTTTAGATTATCAGACGAAGATGTGCAAGAGACTATCAACTCTAAAGCTGACCAATCACTGACTCAAGATCAATTAAATGCTCTAGCTGAAAAAGCTCAACTTCATGACATAGAGCTAAAAGCTAAAGCGACAATGGATCAGTTCAGTGATTTAGAAAAAGCCTATAATGCTTTTGTAAAATCAAATGCAGAAAGCCAAAAAAAATCTGAATCTGATTTAATCGAAGCAGGCAGGAGAATTGAGTTTTTATCAATAGAATTTGGTGGCTTGAAAGAGATGAAAAAGTTCATCGATACCTATATGAGTGCTTCAAATGAGGGGCTCATCATTGGAAAGAACGATGCTAGTTCATCAATCAAAGTCAGTCATGATCGCATATCAATGTTTTCAGCTGGTAAAGAGGTTATGTATATCAGTCAAGGTGTAATCAATATTGACAACGGTATTTTCACCTCGTCAATTCAAATTGGACGCTTTAGAACAGAGCAGTATTATCTTGACAAAGATGTGAATGTTGTTCGATATGTAGGAGGTTAA